Sequence from the Nerophis lumbriciformis linkage group LG34, RoL_Nlum_v2.1, whole genome shotgun sequence genome:
ATGGATATCTTATAGTCCAGCTTTATACAAGTGTAACTTCTAGTTAATAATTTTTGATACGCCAACATGCATTTTGTTATGATGGTAGGAATACTGTGCTTCTTCTAAAACGTCATTTTCAGTGcgacatgaataataataataatacctgggatttatatagcgcttttctaagtacccaaagtcgcttttacatgtagaacccatcattcattcacacctggtggtggtaagctactttcatagctacagctgccctggggtagactgacggaagcgtggctgcaatttgcgccaacggcccctccgaccaccacctatcattcatcattcaattcaccggtgtgagtggcaccgggggcaaagggtgaagtgtcctgcccaaggacacaacggcagcgatttcttTGGATGGTAAGacacggggagcgaacctgcaaccctcaggtttctggcacggttgctctacccactacgccataccgccgaCATGAACAAACAAGCTAATAAACGGAATGGAAATCAAACCAATTGTAAAAAATTCTGCTCAGTATACATACACCTTAGaagtttatttcataattttaaaaaatgctaTAATAAAACCTGTAACATTTTGTGCATGTATTAGTTATTGAGACTAATGTGACTTTTGCGCAGGGCAGATGTAGAACCCAGATGGTTTGgcagggagtgtgtgtgtgtttgctttgGGCCAACTGCTCGCTCACATGCAcgtaaacgcacacacacacacacagatgggaAAGGGGGGGAGGGGTCAATCTGGTGATAACAAGATGAGAAGAGAGAAGTTGACTGTGTGAGCACTCCtgctaaaaagacaacatattcaATATTAAGTCGAGACCAAACGATCCCATTGTAGTGGTCAAGTTATATTAAAAAACATGTACTGAGGTGAACTTTGGTCCTTGATAAGTACATTAGAATACATTTACAGCGGAATAACCATTTGTGGCACGGAATGATGACAAGCATTGAAATAATTCATGAGTGTTTGTAGGCTGAGCGGAAATAATAATTATAagaataataatggattcgatttatattgcgcttttctagacactcaaagcgcttcacagagaagtgagaacccatcattcattcacatgcATGCTGGGGATAGGCATCCAGGATATGAAGAGGATGCTATGTTGGTACCTTTTGGTACTGATCTCGGGACGCTAGCGCCTCCTTCAGCTGCTGCTGTGTGTAGGCATAGATGGCCGAGCGGTACGTCGTCCCCACATCGTTGCCCTGACGCAtgcctgaacacacacacacacacacacacacatatactgtatctatatatactgtatatccaagGTTTTATTACACATTTTAGATGGCTTTCAGCTGACGTGCAACGCCCCTCATGGCTACCTTGAGTGGGATTGTGGCTCTCCCAGAAGACTTTGAGCAGGCTGGCGAAGGAGATCTGGTTTGGATGGAAGACCACTCTGACCACCTCCGCATGGCCCGTCATGCCTGAATGCAaggaatacacatatatatatatagctattgcTTGGATTTAAATTACCTCACATCCAGCTTATTAAATATGTGTGGTGGTCGTGCTAgcatctgttctcaatgggtacttggcgccgtttagcctttctcgaagaaaaatgccctatgcttgcgttgtttttggctgtacgaaccgttcaaatTACGAAAacaataaacgtttcttcagagttcctcgatagGTAATCAAGACGggcagaagagtgcaagattgTATATAGATGATGAGAAAAGTggcacacactccagtccaagagaGCAAGCAGAGTTgaagaacgcacaagtttgcagtgaacactttgttaaaggtttgtttgatgtattttttatacacttaactcatttagtatttcccattgaagtattatcttgatattgtttgtattttgaATTTTTAACAAAGAGATACAAAGAGATACTTGTAACAgatactttgtcaggaaaggtTCTACATCTTTATTCTCTACACAAATGTGTCAGAGTAGATATGACAACAGGACTGTGGAAGGGGTGTGGCCCGCGCGCCTCCTGCGGGCAGGGCGTGTGCACGAGGGggagagcgagcgagagagagagactgAGGAGAGACGCAGAGCAAGAGCAAGAGAAGCCGCAAAAACCCAAGAGACAATAAATAGAATCATTGACTCTGACCCTGAGGCCTGATCCTTCCTGTCACACCGAACCCTGAGCATGAAGCTTGTTTACAAGGACAAAAATCAAATATGGTGATAATTTAGTAGTTTTTTAAATGGATATGCTGTCACAGGTATCAGCTGTCGGGTGCTAGTCGTCgtacgtagtttgtttacatggacgtgtcctcgcaagacgcaaagttaaataataaaatgcaaccttacccgagcaaaaacgatgcatatttatccaggaaagtcttgataccaatttccttgaagaTATTTTGACAGGTCTGTGAACTCCACCGATGAATAATCCCTATTATCACACGACCAATCTTTTTTTGACAAAGTAAATGGATGTATTCAATTGCATAGTTCtaattttttgctcgtatctgctttttacaggaagatctaggccccctGCGTACTCAGAGCGTTTGCGCGCTGCttgcacaacagccatcttggcttggttgatcaCCACTGTTTTCACATCCGGGAAGTCACATGATGGAATACAAGCAATATATGTTTTAGGGGTGTCAACATTcttattaattataattttttattttcttatttgtgaggattcttaatcgattaataaagattacaaatcgattttttttatctgtcctgtccaaccactcaggcaaataatattgttgatggagatgccTGTATTCGCTGTgctgatttactttagaaaagagaattgTGGGTTACTTGTCTTGTtgccctatttgtatttgactttattaattgtttgggtagaattttatcaaacaaaaccagttttcttttaagtaatatagaaatgtatcacagctgtttattatatggaggaatgtagttaatcatagacctggcacccaatgttattaaaaagtatgaaTGATTTAGACTCAACAATAGATTTTGAATCGTTATCCCGAAGAATCAAATCGAATTGAATCgtgcggtgcccaaagattcacagccctaatacatataGTGTATAAAGAGCCCCCTTCTCCCAACACTGGCTTTCATcatgtgtatgcatatgtttacattttgtgtttgtatgtgtgtaaattgtaaacaaatagttaactacacacatttacatattgtATATGTGAACAgtaaatttatatagcgcttttctctagtgactcaaagcgctttacatagcgaaacccattatctaagttacagttGCATATGTCGATGGACAGACAAATGTTTACAATTAGGGTGTATGTTGGTGGAGACACTATGCATATTACCGTGTTTGTGTGCATAAGTGAAGGAACAACCTCAtgtttgcattgtgtgtgtgtgtgtgcgcgtgtgtttatgaatggacagacatgttcaTTTAGCGTGTAgttttgtatgtgaatggacaaacagagaGTTAGGGTTAAAGGTTAGAGTTAGGTTATGGTTTAAGAGTTAGGGTTTAGTAACGTACTTATGTTCAAACTTGAATAGGCATTCAGAACTTTACAttaagtgtgtatgtgaatggacgagCATAAATGtgcatgtatgtgtaaataatggaTGGAAAACcatatatttacaatatttgtGTATTGTATTAACCATTATTGTGTTCTCTCTAGAAATACAACTGTACCTGAGCACACTTCCTTGTAGGTGGCGTTGGGTGAGTGCCCTCCCGCGTAGCCAACCTGAGTGGAATAAACTCCTTTCTCTCTCCAAAACTTTCTCTCTGCCCCCCAGAAGCAACCCATGCCTGCAGAAAACCaccacacaaacaacacaaaaggTCAAGTGTGTTTTTGAGACCGCAGAGCGCTCAAACCACGCTCAAACCTACTCACCAAACATAACCATTCGTGTGTCTTCTGGGAAGGGAGGAATGGTCCTGTTACCGTTCACGTCGTGTTTGGCTACACGGGAGAGAACATTTGAAGATCTGTTAAACACATTTACTAAATTATTTGCGCCTTATACAGAACAGCTAGATAGGGAAAAGGTGGAAAAAGACAACTTTTTCAATAGTGCATGTTATGACACagaaagggcagcacggtggaagaggggttggtgcatctgcctcacaatacgaaggtcctgagtagtcttgggttcaatcccgggctcgggatctttctgtgtggagtttgcatgttctccccgtgactgcgtgggttccctccgagtactccggcttcctcccacttccaaagacatgcacctggggataggttgattggcaacactaaattggccctagtgtgtggatgtgagtgtgaatgttgtctgtctatctgtgttggccctgcgatgaagtggcgacttgtccagggtgtaccccgccttctgcccgattgtagctgagataggctccagcgccccccgcgaccccaaaagggaataagcggtagaaaatggatggatggatggatgacacagAAATCAGTGACGCGCTTTACTTGTGCTGAGCATTTCTGCATGCTTTCATACTAGAAGCTGCCTTTGGACCCATCAGCACACTGCCACCTGGCTACACTGATGTGCATTAGCATGCCAagggctctgtgtgtgtgtgtgtgtgtgtgtgtgtgtgtgtgtgtgtgtgtgtgtgtgtgtgtgtgtgtgtgtgtgtgtgtgtgtgtgtgtgtgtgtgtgtgtgtgtgtgtgtgtgtgtgtgtgtgtgtgtgtgtgtgtgtgcttctaAATCCTGCCACAATAATAAGCCTTATCAAGATAACAATCCTGTATTCTTTATGacaggcacgcacacacacgcataaTACATATTAGTGCTGCTCTATTTcagttctgtgtgtgtgtgtgtgtgtgtgtgagagtgtgtgtgtgtgtgtgtgtgtgtgtgtgtgtgtgtgtgtgtgtgtgtgtgtgtgtgtgtgtgtgtgtgtgtgtgtgtgtgtgtgtgtgtgtgtgtgtgtgtgtgtgtgtgtgtgtgcgactcaGCAATCTACATTGAGCAGCAAAGCCTTATTTTAATGGGCTTTTATTACCTTTTATTGCTACAAAAATGTCATTCTTTCTTACACTGCTAGACAGAAAGGGGCGCTGTTACAGCATTACacgtatataaatgtataaattatAATACTTATTGTATTAGAGTtagcatttttaaacaaaaaaatacaacaagaacaccaccgtATAGCTTATGTTAGcagtagtggtttaacagaacatattttTTAAAGTGTCTGTATTGTTCAAAATTACTATTTATATGAACACAATGGAAATTATCTGGCTTTTAGGCAGTCcaacaaaaacaaataacaatttgcagtcatgttatcATTAcgattatacatttaaaaatagcTAACGTTAGGAAGAAAAATCGCTATCATTTgcaaacaacacacaaagctaatgcgtTTTTTACGTACGGACCTTGTttatattgaattgaattgaagtacTATAAAAAGCCGGATATCTATTTCATTTACTGTACAAATCACTGTATATAATTCACTGGGATGTGCATTTTTGTACATCCCCCAACCCACTAATTGAGAAGCACGGAGATAAGACAAGAATCAAAAATGGAGCACTGCAACATTATTATTTCCTCTCTGGACCACCACAACTGACAATGATGgatgacgcacacacacacacacacacacacacacacacacacacacacattcacacacagcaaTTAAATCTACAGAGTAACCTCCCCCACCTTCTTCTGATTGCCTATTAGCTTCCTTCTCTCTCTTCATCGTCATCATCCTCACAACATTCTTCTCAATGTCATCCAGCAGCCATATTTGTTAGCAATATTCTTCTGCATTAGCTTTCTTTGACTTTAGCGGCATGATCTCCTTTGTTAGCCTTCTTTTAATAAACAAAataggtcttaaaggggaactgcacttttttggggggagttttgcctatcgttcataacccttatgagagacaagaagacaaaaggttttttttgcattccaacatgtaaaaatcggctcgttaTTGGTGGCTCgcaaatgcagctaatgggagcaatcaatttttacctctaaatccctttaaaaaatgcattcaaaaaccgtcaacgatacttcatttatgttgcgtaacctgtataataaccaaactgtagcgacattgttattgtaaaagagaacactgaggaactctttttttaGCGTAGTAACACTTtggcatgctacggtattagccgtaaaagacaactacggcaagagatacgttagcttctacgtcagcataaaacgcgtttgagtttgtaatgcacaacacaatgcactAAGACacaaatctgtactgactgaaaaacatgaacaaccctattacagtatctgtgaagtattagcccacatttcatgtgttgtttcatgttcatgtgtcgccctaaacagcaggcccggccgacctgtctgacaagcctgtaaatgtgttggtgcTGTCactgtcatgtatgatgtctttttgctaTTTTTGTCCGTGATGTGTAATGTTTATTGTCTAAATGTGCggtcagtgaaaatgaatttccccacggggaccaataaatctaaatctaaaatctaatCTTGTATCTCGCCTATGCTGTCTGTCACGATACACGCATGACATGCTgc
This genomic interval carries:
- the msraa gene encoding mitochondrial peptide methionine sulfoxide reductase is translated as MVSSSSRLRLVWRHLVNTRMGDMASKTQMPSPEAALPGRAEALRVSAKHDVNGNRTIPPFPEDTRMVMFGMGCFWGAERKFWREKGVYSTQVGYAGGHSPNATYKEVCSGMTGHAEVVRVVFHPNQISFASLLKVFWESHNPTQGMRQGNDVGTTYRSAIYAYTQQQLKEALASRDQYQKALTEEGFGVITTEIAEGKDFYYAEDYHQQYLNKNPQGYCGLGSTGVSCPMGIKEKA